The genomic segment GCCTCTTCGGCGCGCCGGCGCAGGACGCCTACTGGATGGACATCGGCACGCCCGATCGCTATCTGCAGGGCACGTTCGACATCCTGGAGGGCAACGTGCGCACCGGCGTGGCCGAGCGCCTGGGCCCCGGCTTCCTGGCCGTCGCCGACGACGTCCGCGTCGACGGCCGGATCATCCCGCCGGCCGTGGTCGGGGCGGGCTGCCGCATCGACGCCGGTGCCCACGTCGGCAGCCTCGTCGTCCTGGGGCCGGGCGTCACCGTGGGCCGCGGGGCGAGGGTGGAACGCGCCGTGGTGCTCGATGGTGCGACCATCGGGGTCGGATGCGAGGTGACCGACTGCATCATCGCGCCGCGGGCGCGGATCGCCGACGGGGCCGTCGTGCGCGGCGGCGCGGTGATCGGGGAGGACGTCACGGTGGGGTCGGGCAACATCCTGACCGCGGGGATCAAGGTGTTTCCCGGCACGGAGCTCGCGGACGGGGCGATCACGTTCTAGACGGCGGATGACCATGAGGATGCAGCCATGACGACGACCAACCTCCAGCTCGATCGCGAGAGCATCGGGCGCATCGACTCCAGCGATCAGCTCACCGACGTGCTGGCCATCCCGGAGCACCTGCGCGACGCCCTGTGGAAGGTCGAGTCCTCGCAGCTGTCGGAGTGGGACAGCCCGGCGGGCCTGGTCGTGGCCGGCATGGGCGGCTCGGCCATCGGCGGCGCGCTGGCTCGCGCGGCGCTCGGCGACAGCGCGACGCGGCCGATCCTCGCGGCGCGCGCCTACGGCCTGCCGCCGTGGACGACGCCCGACACGACCGTGCTGTGCTCGAGCTACTCGGGCGACACGGAGGAGACCCTGGCCTGCTACGAGGCCGCCGGAGCGCTCGGCGCCACGCGCGTCGTGGCGACCAGCGGCGGCCGCCTGGCCGAGCTCGCGCGCGCCGACGGTGTGCCCGTCATCCCCGTCGCCGGCGGGCTGCAGCCCCGCGCCGCGGTGGCGTACATGACCGTTGCCGCGCTCGAGGTGGCCGCCCGCTGCGGCGCCGGGCCGCGCTGCGCGTCGGACATCGACGTGGCGGCCGAGCACCTCGAGGAGCTCGTCGTGGAATGGGGGCCCGAGGCTCCCGAGGACACGCTGGCCAAGAGCCTGGCCCGAGGCCTGGTCGGCACGGTGCCGGTCATCGCCGGCGCCGGCGTGACGACCGCGATCGCCTACCGCTGGAAGACGCAGATCAACGAGAACGCGAAGGTCCCCGCGTTCTGGCACGAGCTCCCCGAGCTCGACCACAACGAGCTCGTGGGCTGGACCGGGGCGGGCGAGCTCGCGCGCTTCAGCGCCGTGTTCCTCGAGGACAGCGACACGCATCCGCGCATCGCCGACCGCGTCGAGCTGACCGAGAGCCTCGTGCGCGACGCCGCCGCCGGCACGTTCCGCGTCCAGACCCGCGGCACGACGCTCGTCGAGCGCGTCTTCTCCATGGTCCTGCTGGGCGACCTCGTGTCGGTCTACCTGGCGGCGCTGCGGGGCACCGATCCCGGGCCGGTCGAGCTCATCGACCAGCTCAAGCGCAGCCTGGCCGAGCGCTAGGGGCCGGCCATGCAGCTGCTGCTCCGCCTGCCGTTCCTGCTGTTCGAGTGGCTCGTGCGACGGGTCGTCGATCGCTTCACCGGCGCCGAGACCGCCGGCATGGCGTGGGCGCCGGACCCCGCGCCGACCACCGCCGAGGCGCCGTCCATGCCGTCCACGCCGTCCGCTCCGCCGCCGCCGACGGCGGCCGAGACGCTGCGCCGCAGCGCCGAGCGCGAGGCCGCGGCGCCGCCGCCCAGGCCGCTGCGCCAGCGCCCACTGCGCGCGGTGGACCACGTCGATTCCGGGGCCGAGGTCGTGGAGTCCGTGGGGCCCGCCGAGGACGTCGGCGGCTCGATCGTGGTCGACCTGCCGTGGGACGGCTACGACACGATGTCGGCGGCGACCATCGTGGCCCGGCTGCGCAGCGCCGACGTCGCGACCAAGGGCGTCGTCCGGCTCTACGAGCAGCAGCACAAGCGCCGCTCGACGGTGCTCCGCGCGACAGGTTGAGGCCTGTGGCGAAACCTTGACACGACCGTGGTAAGGTTGGGGACGCGATGGACGCCCTCACGATCCACGAGGCTGCGGAGACGACGGGGTGGTCGCCCCGGATGCTGCGCTACATCGAGCGCAACGGGCTCATCGAGCCCCAGCGCTCCGGTGCCGGCTACCGCCTGTACGGCGCCGCCGAGCTCCAGCGCCTGCGCACGCTCAAGGAGCTGCTCGCAGGCCACGACCTCGGCCTCGGGGAGATCGGCTTCGCGCTACGCCTGCGCCGCGACACGGGACTCCGTGACGCGGTGGAGGCGTGGTTCGAGGCACGGCCGGAGCGTCCCGACGACGTGCCGGCCGACGACTGGCTGCGCTTCGAGCAGGAGAAGCACTCGAGGCTGCTGGAGATCGTCCGCGCGCGACAGTCCACCACCACGGAGACCGCATGAGCACCACTGCTGCCACGACGCACACCGACTTCAAGGTCGCTGATCTCGGGTTGGCCGAGTTCGGTCGCAAGGAGATCCGCCTGGCCGAGCACGAGATGCCGGGCCTGATGAAGACCCGCGAGGAGTTCGCGGCCTCGCAGCCGTTGAAGGGCGCGCGGATCATGGGCTCGCTGCACATGACGATCCAGACGGCGGTGCTCATCGAGACGCTGACCGCGCTGGGTGCCGAGGTGCGCTGGGTCTCCTGCAACATCTTCTCCACCCAGGACCACGCGGCGGCCGCGGTGGCCGTGGGCCCCCATGGCACGCCGGAGGACCCCCAGGGCGTGCCGGTCTTCGCCTGGAAGGGCGAGACGCTGGAGGAGTACTGGTGGTGCACCGAGCAGGCGCTGACCTGGCCCGGGGGTGAGGGTCCGAACATGATCCTCGACGATGGCGGCGACGCGACGATGCTCGTCCATAAGGGCACCGAGTTCGAGAAGGCCGGCGCCGTGCCCGACCCCGCGGGTGCGGAGTCCGAGGAGTTCCGCGTCTTCCTGACGCTGCTGCAGAAGTCCATCGCGCAGGACCCGGGCAAGTGGACGGCGATCGGCGAGGGCATCCTGGGCGTGACCGAGGAGACCACCACCGGCGTGCATCGCCTCTACGAGCTGGCCCAGCGCGGCGAGCTGCTGTTCCCGGCCATCAACGTCAACGACTCGGTGACCAAGAGCAAGTTCGACAACCTCTACGGCTGCCGGCACTCGCTGGTGGACGGCATCAACCGCGCCGTGGACGTCATGCTGGCCGGCAAGACCGCCGTGGTGTGCGGCTTCGGCGACGTGGGCAAGGGCAGCGCCGAGTCGCTGCGCGCCCAGGGCGCGCGGGTCATCGTCACCGAGATCGACCCGATCTGCGCGCTGCAGGCCTCGATGCAGGGCTACCAGGTCGCCACGCTGGAGGACGTCATCGAGACCGCCGACGTGTTCATCACGACGACCGGCAACAAGGACATCATCCTGGTGCAGGACATGAAGCGCATGAAGCACCAGGCGATCGTGGGCAACATCGGCCACTTCGACAACGAGATCGACGTCGCCGGCCTGGAGAAGCTGGACGGCATCAAGCGCATCAACATCAAGCCGCAGGTCGACGAGTGGGTCTTCCCCGACGGCCACTCGATCATCCTGCTGTCCGAGGGACGCCTGCTGAACCTGGGCAACGCGACCGGCCACCCGTCGTTCGTGATGTCGAACTCGTTCACCAACCAGACGATCGCCCAGATCGAGCTGTTCACCAAGAACGACGACTACGACAAGCAGGTCTACGTGCTGCCCAAGCACCTCGACGAGAAGGTCGCGCGCCTGCACCTGGACGCCGTCGGCGTCAAGCTCACGCAGCTGCGCCCCGACCAGGCCGCCTACATCGGCGTGCCGGTCGAGGGCCCGTACAAGCCGGACCACTACCGCTACTAGCCACGCGGACGACCCGTGCCCCCGACCGCCACCGGTCGGGGGCCGGGTTCCCCTGCCATGAGCGACATCGCGGATCCCGCGCTCGCCGGGGCGGGCGCGACGCGCATCGAGTGGGCCGACGCCCAGATGCCCGTCCTGCGCTCGATCCGTGAGCGCTTCGGCGCCCAGCGCCCCCTGGCCGGCCTGACCGTGGCCGCGTGCCTGCACGTCACGGCCGAGACGGCCGGACTCGTGCGCACGCTCGTGGCCGGCGGCGCGGAGGTGGCGCTCTGCGCCGCCAACCCCCTGGCGACCCAGGACGAGGTCGCCGCGGCGCTCGCCCAGGACGAGGGCGTCGGCGTCTTCGCCCGCCGCGGGGAGGACCTCGACGCGCTCGGCGGCCACGTCGCCGACGTCCTGGACCGCGCGCCGCACGTGACGCTCGACGACGGCGCCGACCTGCTCGTGACCCTGCACGCGGTGCGCCCCGACCTCCTCGACGGCCTCATCGGCGGCACCGAGGAGACGACGAGCGGCCTCGTGCGCCTCCGGGCGATGCAGGCCGCCGGACGGCTGAGCTGCCCGGTGCTGGCCGTCAACGAGGCCCGCGCCGAGCGCGTGTTCAACGACCACTACGGCACGGGCCAGTCCACCCTGGACGGGATCCTGCGGGCGACGAACCTCCTGCTGGCCGGGCGCACGATCGTCGTCCTCGGCTACGGCCCGACGGGCCGCGGCATCGCCCTGCGGGCCCGCGGCGCCGGCGCCCAGGTCGTCGTGTGCGAGATCGATCCGATCGCCGGGCTCGACGCGCGGATGGAGGGCTTCGACGTCCTGCCGTCGCTCCAGGCCGCCGCCCGCGGTGACGTCTTCATCACCGTCACCGGCGCAC from the Baekduia soli genome contains:
- a CDS encoding MerR family transcriptional regulator gives rise to the protein MDALTIHEAAETTGWSPRMLRYIERNGLIEPQRSGAGYRLYGAAELQRLRTLKELLAGHDLGLGEIGFALRLRRDTGLRDAVEAWFEARPERPDDVPADDWLRFEQEKHSRLLEIVRARQSTTTETA
- a CDS encoding adenosylhomocysteinase: MSDIADPALAGAGATRIEWADAQMPVLRSIRERFGAQRPLAGLTVAACLHVTAETAGLVRTLVAGGAEVALCAANPLATQDEVAAALAQDEGVGVFARRGEDLDALGGHVADVLDRAPHVTLDDGADLLVTLHAVRPDLLDGLIGGTEETTSGLVRLRAMQAAGRLSCPVLAVNEARAERVFNDHYGTGQSTLDGILRATNLLLAGRTIVVLGYGPTGRGIALRARGAGAQVVVCEIDPIAGLDARMEGFDVLPSLQAAARGDVFITVTGAPGVLGRAHFERMKDGAVLANAGHFDVEIDLAALRALAGQGRRVRPLVEQYALADGRRLNLLASGRVVNLAAGEGHPASVMDLSFALQALSVEHLAGAGRDLGPGVHAVPDDIDREVARLKLASLGVTLDELTEDQRGYLRRWEQP
- a CDS encoding bifunctional phosphoglucose/phosphomannose isomerase codes for the protein MTTTNLQLDRESIGRIDSSDQLTDVLAIPEHLRDALWKVESSQLSEWDSPAGLVVAGMGGSAIGGALARAALGDSATRPILAARAYGLPPWTTPDTTVLCSSYSGDTEETLACYEAAGALGATRVVATSGGRLAELARADGVPVIPVAGGLQPRAAVAYMTVAALEVAARCGAGPRCASDIDVAAEHLEELVVEWGPEAPEDTLAKSLARGLVGTVPVIAGAGVTTAIAYRWKTQINENAKVPAFWHELPELDHNELVGWTGAGELARFSAVFLEDSDTHPRIADRVELTESLVRDAAAGTFRVQTRGTTLVERVFSMVLLGDLVSVYLAALRGTDPGPVELIDQLKRSLAER
- the ahcY gene encoding adenosylhomocysteinase, with translation MSTTAATTHTDFKVADLGLAEFGRKEIRLAEHEMPGLMKTREEFAASQPLKGARIMGSLHMTIQTAVLIETLTALGAEVRWVSCNIFSTQDHAAAAVAVGPHGTPEDPQGVPVFAWKGETLEEYWWCTEQALTWPGGEGPNMILDDGGDATMLVHKGTEFEKAGAVPDPAGAESEEFRVFLTLLQKSIAQDPGKWTAIGEGILGVTEETTTGVHRLYELAQRGELLFPAINVNDSVTKSKFDNLYGCRHSLVDGINRAVDVMLAGKTAVVCGFGDVGKGSAESLRAQGARVIVTEIDPICALQASMQGYQVATLEDVIETADVFITTTGNKDIILVQDMKRMKHQAIVGNIGHFDNEIDVAGLEKLDGIKRINIKPQVDEWVFPDGHSIILLSEGRLLNLGNATGHPSFVMSNSFTNQTIAQIELFTKNDDYDKQVYVLPKHLDEKVARLHLDAVGVKLTQLRPDQAAYIGVPVEGPYKPDHYRY